Proteins co-encoded in one Brassica oleracea var. oleracea cultivar TO1000 chromosome C4, BOL, whole genome shotgun sequence genomic window:
- the LOC106340525 gene encoding putative F-box/kelch-repeat protein At4g39600, translating to MPPSSTANLYRRILLLIKKRKKKKKKPSPELPQTPQQSTPISLLPDDLLLTCFARISRSYYPTLSLVSKRFRSLLSSPELYETRSLIGRTESCLYLCLRFPPDPNTRWFTLCRKPEFQTLTNKKKSSGNLLVPVSVLNAPPVDWTTLVAVGPYIYAICGHVEKAPCSNVPFLDCRTHTWLEAPSLRLAYTDSEHDGKMYLAGNGEDPTSLNCIEVFNTKTRTWKPVPPGKRELHGKNMEGKMIVASVNKTTGEKGLAFKPKERTGELLGSNTDWDSPCMIGNIAYYYRSCSGEFEWFDTKNDDVFGKLQGLEGLPEFAGYSCVKLVEHGGKMLVLWDMYAPASGFREEIIWCAEIKLERRSCEEIRGEVEWFDAVLKVPKSYEFMYAISCTV from the coding sequence ATGCCTCCATCTTCAACGGCTAATTTGTACCGACGAATCTTACTGCTAATTAAGAAGAGGAAGAAGAAGAAGAAGAAGCCGTCACCTGAACTCCCACAGACACCGCAGCAGTCGACACCGATTTCGTTACTTCCTGATGACTTGCTATTGACTTGCTTCGCACGCATCTCTAGATCATACTACCCAACTCTCTCCCTCGTCTCCAAAAGATTTCGGTCTCTCCTTTCTTCGCCTGAGCTTTACGAGACCCGATCCCTCATAGGCCGCACCGAGAGTTGCCTCTATCTCTGCTTACGGTTCCCTCCTGACCCCAATACTCGCTGGTTCACTCTCTGTCGGAAGCCTGAGTTCCAAACCCTAACCAACAAGAAGAAGTCGAGTGGTAATCTGTTGGTTCCAGTCTCAGTTCTTAACGCACCTCCTGTCGATTGGACAACTCTCGTGGCGGTCGGTCCTTACATCTACGCCATCTGCGGACACGTTGAAAAGGCTCCCTGCTCTAACGTCCCATTCCTTGACTGTCGAACTCACACTTGGCTCGAAGCTCCAAGCTTGCGGCTTGCATACACTGATAGTGAACATGATGGTAAGATGTATTTAGCAGGAAACGGTGAAGATCCAACTTCTTTGAACTGTATTGAAGTGTTCAACACGAAGACACGAACTTGGAAGCCCGTGCCGCCTGGAAAACGTGAGCTCCACGGTAAGAATATGGAAGGAAAGATGATCGTAGCGAGCGTCAATAAAACTACCGGTGAGAAGGGTCTGGCTTTTAAGCCAAAGGAAAGGACAGGGGAGTTGCTAGGATCGAATACGGATTGGGATTCTCCCTGCATGATAGGGAACATAGCCTACTATTATAGGTCTTGCAGTGGTGAGTTTGAATGGTTTGACACCAAGAATGATGATGTTTTTGGGAAATTACAAGGTTTAGAAGGGCTACCGGAGTTTGCAGGTTACAGTTGTGTCAAATTGGTGGAACACGGTGGAAAGATGTTGGTTTTGTGGGACATGTATGCCCCTGCAAGTGGGTTTAGGGAGGAGATTATTTGGTGTGCAGAGATTAAGCTTGAACGGCGCAGCTGTGAAGAGATTCGGGGGGAAGTGGAGTGGTTTGATGCTGTTCTTAAAGTGCCCAAGTCTTACGAATTTATGTATGCTATCTCTTGTACTGTTTGA